A single region of the Streptomyces caelestis genome encodes:
- a CDS encoding helix-turn-helix transcriptional regulator — protein MSTALAQGTPLRGRDPELERIREVLEHGRGTGSALLAIEGMPGIGKTRLLQEAALLAERLGYDINPSRHKGGYARCPRPSGPRLVILDGAGPLPQQPRHPAAGPKGTPWGRRPGLHSGPTRTATPAGRHGARARTVWLLAHRPGEGMAAPAAALLGDEPRGRSERLALGPLGASDALRLVQDVLGADPSPALVRLVDQACGHPRLLIDLLTGLREEGGVRIAAGEAELLSQRLPERVALRVRSTLERYSGSCRQLLCVAAILGDEVVYEELALMMRTSVSALLPVLEEVRATGVIRDRGGQAVFHTPLLRRLLADSVPDTVRAALEQEAQSLRRAQAAKRRAEAVPAQPGPHAPERTGLTKTQQALVGLVADGLTNQQIGRRLALSPHTVNYHLRKLFKRYGVSSRIDLLQAVTGTR, from the coding sequence GTGAGTACGGCACTCGCCCAGGGCACTCCGCTGCGCGGACGGGACCCCGAACTGGAACGAATACGGGAGGTCTTGGAGCACGGCCGGGGCACCGGCAGCGCCCTGCTTGCCATCGAAGGCATGCCCGGCATCGGCAAGACCCGGCTCCTCCAGGAGGCTGCCCTCCTCGCCGAGCGGCTCGGCTACGACATCAACCCCAGCCGCCACAAGGGGGGTTACGCGCGCTGCCCGCGCCCCTCGGGCCCGCGCCTGGTGATCCTGGACGGCGCCGGGCCGCTCCCGCAGCAACCCCGGCACCCCGCCGCCGGGCCGAAGGGCACCCCCTGGGGCCGCCGGCCGGGCCTTCACAGCGGCCCCACCCGTACCGCGACGCCGGCCGGCCGGCACGGCGCCCGCGCCCGCACGGTGTGGCTGCTCGCCCACCGGCCCGGGGAGGGCATGGCCGCACCCGCCGCCGCCCTCCTCGGGGACGAGCCGCGCGGGCGCAGCGAACGGCTCGCCCTGGGCCCCCTGGGCGCCTCGGACGCGCTGCGGCTCGTCCAGGACGTGCTTGGTGCCGACCCCTCGCCCGCCCTGGTGCGGCTTGTGGACCAGGCTTGCGGGCATCCGCGCCTGCTCATCGACCTGCTGACCGGGCTGCGGGAGGAGGGCGGCGTACGGATCGCAGCTGGTGAGGCGGAACTGCTGAGCCAGCGGCTGCCGGAGCGGGTGGCACTGCGGGTGCGGTCCACCCTGGAGCGGTACTCCGGCTCCTGCCGTCAGCTCCTGTGCGTGGCGGCCATCCTCGGCGACGAGGTCGTCTACGAGGAGCTCGCGCTGATGATGCGGACCTCGGTCTCCGCCCTGCTGCCGGTCCTGGAGGAGGTCCGGGCCACCGGGGTCATCCGCGACCGGGGCGGCCAGGCCGTCTTCCACACCCCGCTGCTGCGCCGGCTCCTCGCCGACTCCGTACCGGATACGGTGCGCGCGGCCCTGGAGCAGGAGGCGCAGTCCCTGCGCAGGGCGCAGGCCGCGAAGCGCCGGGCGGAGGCGGTCCCGGCCCAGCCGGGCCCGCACGCGCCGGAGCGCACCGGGCTCACCAAGACCCAGCAGGCCCTGGTGGGGCTGGTTGCCGACGGACTGACCAACCAGCAGATCGGACGGCGGCTGGCGCTGTCCCCGCACACCGTCAACTACCACCTCAGGAAGCTGTTCAAGCGGTACGGGGTGAGCTCGCGGATCGACCTGCTCCAGGCCGTCACGGGCACCCGCTGA